Genomic window (Marinobacter sp. F4206):
GAAGGTTGCCGCGGTGAGGGTGGCTATCTGATCAACGCCGAGGGCGAGCGGTTCATGGAGCGTTACGCTCCGAACGCGAAAGACCTTGCTGGCCGTGATGTCGTGGCCCGCTCCATGGTCATCGAGATTCTCGAGGGTCGTGGCTGTGGTCCGGACAAGGATCATGTTCTGCTGAAGCTGGATCACCTGGGTGAAGAAACCCTGAACCTGCGTCTGCCGGGGATCTGTGAGCTGTCCCGTACCTTCGCCCACGTGGATCCGGTGAAAGAGCCAATTCCGGTGGTCCCGACCTGCCACTATATGATGGGCGGTATTCCCACCAACGTGGGTGGTCAGGCGTTGACCCAGGATGAGAACGGTAACGACAAGCCAATCCCCGGTCTGTTTGCTTGTGGTGAAGCGGCGTGTGTGTCTGTTCATGGTGCCAACCGTCTGGGCGGCAACTCGCTGCTTGATCTGGTTGTATTCGGTCGTGCGGCCGGTCTGCACATCGAAGAGCAATTGCGTGGCGGGTTCGAAGTAGATGGCGCCAGCGAAGAAGACATCAAGCGTGCCATGGCGCGCCTGGATCGTCTGAATGGCGCCTCCGAGGGCGAGAGCGTTGCCGAGGTCCGCAAGGATCTCCAGAGCTGCATGCAGCTGTACTTCGGTGTGTTCCGCGATGGCGACAGCATGGAAGAAGGCCTCAAAAAACTGGAAGCGATTGGTGAGCGTGTTCGCAACACCAAGCTGGCTGATACCAGTAGTGCTTTCAACACCGCGCGTATTGAGGCTTTGGAGCTGGACAACCTGTACGAGGTTGCGCTCGCCACTGCCATCTCCGCGTATGAGCGCAAAGAGAGCCGTGGTGCGCATGCCCGTAACGACTTCACCGAGCGTGACGACGAAAACTGGCTCAAGCACTCTCTTTATTTCCCGCTGGACAAGCGTGTTGGCAAGCGTGACGTAAACTTCGCGCCCAAGACCGTCGATACCTTCCAGCCGAAGATCCGGACTTACTAAGGGGGACGCAGACAATGTTGGTAAGCCTTTATCGTTATAACCCGGAAACCGATAACGCCCCTTATATGCAGGACGTTGATCTGGAGCTTCCGGAAGGCAAGGACCTGATGGTTCTGGATGTTCTGAACCTGATGAAGGAAAAGGATCCGTCGGTTGCCTACCGTCGTTCCTGCCGTGAGGGCGTTTGCGGCTCTGATGGTATGAATATGAACGGCAAGAATGGACTGGCCTGCATTACGCCTGTGTCTCAGGTCGTTAAGGGTGACAAGCTGGTCCTGCGTCCACTGCCGGGCCTGCCGGTTATCCGGGACCTGGTTGTCGATATGAGCTTGTTCTACCAGCAGTACGAGAAGGTCATGCCGTACCTGGTGAACAACACGCCGGCTCCGGCAATTGAGCGCCTGCAGTCACCGGAAGACCGGGAAAAGCTGGATGGCCTGTACGAGTGTATTCTCTGTGCCTGCTGCTCCACTTCCTGCCCGTCCTTCTGGTGGAATCCCGATAAGTTTATCGGTCCTGCCGGCCTCCTTCAGGCCTACCGCTTCCTGGCTGACAGCCGGGACACTGCCCAGGCAGAGCGTCTGGCTAACCTGGATGATCCGTTCAGTGTTTTCCGCTGCAGGGGTATCATGAACTGCGTGAGCGTCTGCCCGAAAGGTCTGAACCCCACCAGGGCAATCGGTCATATCCGGAACCTCCTGCTGCAGCGCGCCACATAAGCAGCAGCTTTCCGAGTAGACGCTATACTGTTCTGACCAGGTTAAGCACCCCGAAGGCCCTGCAACGGCGCAGGGCCTTCAACCAAAGGCTTATATTCAAAAGTCTTACCCGGGTGCACACTACGCATGCCGTGACGAGAGCTTAAAAGGTTATCGCATGGTTTGCTGAGTATAAAAACCACCGGGGAAAGGAAAACATCCATGTCGGGTGTGGTGGCCAAAGTCGATCCCGTAAAAACCCGTATTGACTGAGATTTACCCCTGGCCGACCATATCGGGCTCCCCCGCACCAGCCCAAGGTGAGCTATTCAAAATGCACGAAAGCATCATGGAGCAGTTATGGCAGACTTCCCACCTGCAGGGTGGAAATCTTGCCTATGTTGAACAGCTTTTTGAAACCTACCTGACAGACCCCAATGCCGTCCCCGAAGAGTGGCGAAGCTACTTCGACAAGCTTCCCAGTGTCGATGGTTATCACGGTCGTGACGTTGCCCACTCCTCCATCCGTGAGCAGTTCGAACATATCTCCCGTAATCAGCGTTTTCTCGCCACCGGCGGTGTTCCTGCCAGTGCGACGACCGACGCCGACAAAAAGCAGATTCGTGTTCTCCAGCTGATCAACGCTTACCGTTTTCGTGGCCATCAGGAAGCGAAGCTGGATCCACTCGGTGTCTGGCAGCGCCCTCAGGTGGAGGACCTGGATCCGGCATTTCATGAGCTTTCGGACTCCGACAGCGACTTGGAGTTCCAGACCGGATCCCTGAATTTCGGTTCCGAGACCATGAAACTCGGAGATATTGTTGATGGCCTGCGCCGCACCTATTGCGAAAGTATTGGTGCTGAGTACATGCACGTCGTCGATACCCGCATCAAGCGGTGGTTTCAGCAACGCATGGAGCCGGTCCGCTCCCGCCCGGGCTACGAAGAGAAGACCCGGAAGCACATTCTGGAACGCCTGACCGCTGCCGAAGGCTTGGAGAAGTATCTTGGGTCACGGTATCCGGGCGTAAAACGGTTTGGCCTTGAAGGCGCCGAGAGCCTGATTCCCTGTCTGGATGAGCTGATTCAGCGGGCTGGCTACTATGGCGCGAAGGAAATCGTTCTGGGTATGGCACACCGCGGCCGCCTGAACGTTCTGGTTAATACACTCGGCAAGAACCCGAAAGAGCTGTTCGACGAATTCGAAGGCAAAAAACTGGCAGATTCCGGCTCCGGTGACGTGAAATATCACCAGGGCTTCTCCTCGAACGTGATGACGCCGGGCGGCGAGGTGCATCTGGCCATGGCGTTCAACCCGTCGCACCTGGAGATTGTGTCGCCGGTGGTGGAGGGCTCGGTTCGTGCTCGACAGACTCGCCGGAATGATGACGATGGTACGCAGGTCGTGCCGATTATCATGCACGGTGACGCTGCATTCGCGGGTCAGGGCGTGGTAATGGAAACCTTCCAGATGTCCCAGACCCGGGGCTACGGTGTTGGCGGTACCATCCATATCGTCATCAACAACCAGGTCGGTTTCACCACCAGCAAGCAGGAAGACGCACGGTCCACCGAGTACTGCACCGATGTCGCCAAAATGGTTCAGGCGCCGATCCTGCACGTTAATGCGGATGATCCTGAAGCGGTGATGTTTGCCACCCAGATGGCAATGGACTACCGCAACGAATTCAAGAATGACGTGGTTATTGACTTGGTGTGCTATCGCCGCCGTGGTCATAACGAGGCGGACGAGCCGGCGGCGACGCAGCCGGTTATGTACGAAAAGATCCGCAAGCTCAAGACCACCCGGAATTTGTATGCTGAGCAACTGGTTGCCGCCGGTGTTATCACCGAGGAAGAGGGCAAGCAGATGGAGAATGACTACCGTGACGCCCTGGACGACGGCGAGCACGTGGTCAAATCCCTGGTCAAGGAGCCCAACAAGGAGCTCTACGTTGACTGGACGCCTTACCTGGGGCACGAATGGACCGCCAAGTGCAAGTCCAGTGTGGCTCTGAAAACGATCCAGCGTCTGGGTAAAAAGCTGACCTCGGTGCCAGAAGGCTTCAGCATCCAGCGGCAGGTTTCGAAGATCGTTACTGATCGCGAGAAAATGACGGCCGGTGCCTTGCCGATCAACTGGGGGTACGGCGAAGTGATGGCCTATGCGACCCTGTTGGATGAGGGGCACCCTATCCGGATTACCGGTCAGGACGTCGGGCGTGGCACCTTCTCTCACCGCCACGCAGTACTGCATAACCAGAAGGGCGGTTCG
Coding sequences:
- a CDS encoding succinate dehydrogenase iron-sulfur subunit, translated to MLVSLYRYNPETDNAPYMQDVDLELPEGKDLMVLDVLNLMKEKDPSVAYRRSCREGVCGSDGMNMNGKNGLACITPVSQVVKGDKLVLRPLPGLPVIRDLVVDMSLFYQQYEKVMPYLVNNTPAPAIERLQSPEDREKLDGLYECILCACCSTSCPSFWWNPDKFIGPAGLLQAYRFLADSRDTAQAERLANLDDPFSVFRCRGIMNCVSVCPKGLNPTRAIGHIRNLLLQRAT
- a CDS encoding 2-oxoglutarate dehydrogenase E1 component, with the translated sequence MHESIMEQLWQTSHLQGGNLAYVEQLFETYLTDPNAVPEEWRSYFDKLPSVDGYHGRDVAHSSIREQFEHISRNQRFLATGGVPASATTDADKKQIRVLQLINAYRFRGHQEAKLDPLGVWQRPQVEDLDPAFHELSDSDSDLEFQTGSLNFGSETMKLGDIVDGLRRTYCESIGAEYMHVVDTRIKRWFQQRMEPVRSRPGYEEKTRKHILERLTAAEGLEKYLGSRYPGVKRFGLEGAESLIPCLDELIQRAGYYGAKEIVLGMAHRGRLNVLVNTLGKNPKELFDEFEGKKLADSGSGDVKYHQGFSSNVMTPGGEVHLAMAFNPSHLEIVSPVVEGSVRARQTRRNDDDGTQVVPIIMHGDAAFAGQGVVMETFQMSQTRGYGVGGTIHIVINNQVGFTTSKQEDARSTEYCTDVAKMVQAPILHVNADDPEAVMFATQMAMDYRNEFKNDVVIDLVCYRRRGHNEADEPAATQPVMYEKIRKLKTTRNLYAEQLVAAGVITEEEGKQMENDYRDALDDGEHVVKSLVKEPNKELYVDWTPYLGHEWTAKCKSSVALKTIQRLGKKLTSVPEGFSIQRQVSKIVTDREKMTAGALPINWGYGEVMAYATLLDEGHPIRITGQDVGRGTFSHRHAVLHNQKGGSTHIALEKLSDNQPKFEIYDSLLSEEAVMAFEYGYATTAPSGLIVWEAQFGDFANGAQVVIDQFLTSGEHKWGRLCGLTLLLPHGYEGQGPEHSSARLERFLQLCAEHNIQVCVPTTPSQVFHMLRRQVKRPLRKPLVAITPKSLLRHKEATSDLDDLTSGTFQTVLPEKEPSDPKKVTRLIMCSGKVYFDLLEKKKADEREDVAILRIEQLYPFPGDDLDALIGQYTKLKHVVWCQEEPMNQGAWYPSQHHMRNALQRLNPKLYLQYAGRDASAAPACGHMSVHIEEQKKLVNDAFEI
- the sdhA gene encoding succinate dehydrogenase flavoprotein subunit, producing MANIKTMSYDAIVIGGGGAGMRAALQLTESGVNTACITKVFPTRSHTVSAQGGITCAIASADPNDDWRWHMYDTVKGSDYIGDQDAIEYMCSVGPQAVFELEHMGLPFSRTEQGRIYQRPFGGQSKGPDNPTQAARTCAAADRTGHALLHTLYQANLKGGTTFLNEWYAVDLVKNSKDEVVGVVAIEIETGEVAYIKCKATVLATGGAGRIYSSTTNALINTGDGIGMALRAGFPMQDMEMWQFHPTGIYGAGTLVTEGCRGEGGYLINAEGERFMERYAPNAKDLAGRDVVARSMVIEILEGRGCGPDKDHVLLKLDHLGEETLNLRLPGICELSRTFAHVDPVKEPIPVVPTCHYMMGGIPTNVGGQALTQDENGNDKPIPGLFACGEAACVSVHGANRLGGNSLLDLVVFGRAAGLHIEEQLRGGFEVDGASEEDIKRAMARLDRLNGASEGESVAEVRKDLQSCMQLYFGVFRDGDSMEEGLKKLEAIGERVRNTKLADTSSAFNTARIEALELDNLYEVALATAISAYERKESRGAHARNDFTERDDENWLKHSLYFPLDKRVGKRDVNFAPKTVDTFQPKIRTY